The Daphnia pulex isolate KAP4 chromosome 3, ASM2113471v1 genome includes a region encoding these proteins:
- the LOC124191232 gene encoding synaptotagmin-6-like isoform X2, whose product MSSSSGGGTRSSSNASAAAATSGSSKRSSPLNYFSLDIPASLLGSSSASASSPGATSSNSSLPHQSCSLPFVARLVRTPSSSSSTSGHGAGDSPHQDHQHHFQQGRSESLQNQYTRSPSPSCRHRLASNPTPLFGGGTTLASSTSGHHHSMNVSSNNLNLTPYPSPMVSPTPSFSSLLNSLASVTSSTCNSPVPTTTTTPASPLVRRNRSPMLCSLNKMNSVQSSSSTTSNQSQGSTTSLCCLAMTATSTPFGALQPELYKRETAIHVGLPADDQDQSDHSTNESSSSDPAAQHQHQSSYHQQQQMNSSSSSRPVPISTAPQKSSSSSIRSNSNIPLGRLHFRLSYDFDKSDLLVHLIEARDLSLTMATFTDGSGSTSSSGGSCSSTSGMAAGISNNPREAHVRLLLQPEVDQRRRQSARCLRLGTDTQCFFDERFKFPVSHDHLADKTLRFQICEYDRFSRPCVVGDLHFSLADRENVFGSSNAGPGVDIWADVMRNTLPDESRPQLLISLSYLPSAERLTVVVLKAKNLVVPTSKENIDPLVKLYLMVNGKRLKKKKTECRKGTCHPVWNQALTFTLPSTKLHSCTLEISVVDHGSERGGKSAQLGCLALGPDQNAASPERQHWQDMAHNVRKSIAMWHFLH is encoded by the exons ATGTCGAGTTCCAGCGGCGGAGGGACCCGAAGCAGCAGCAACGCGTCAGCTGCTGCGGCCaccagcggcagcagcaaaagATCATCGccgttgaattatttcagCCTGGATATTCCGGCCAGTTTGCTGGGTTCGTCATCTGCATCTGCTTCATCCCCTGGAGCCACCAGCAGCAACTCATCACTTCCGCATCAATCCTGTTCGCTGCCGTTTGTCGCCCGGCTGGTTCGAACCCCATCGAGCTCGTCATCAACGTCCGGTCACGGTGCGGGAGATTCGCCTCATCAAGATCATCAACATCATTTCCAGCAG GGCCGTTCGGAGAGTTTGCAGAATCAGTACACACGTTCTCCATCGCCGTCGTGTCGACATCGTTTGGCTTCCAATCCGACGCCTTTATTCGGCGGCGGAACGACGTTGGCGTCATCGACCAGTGGCCATCACCACAGCATGAATGTCAGTAgtaacaatttgaatttgacgcCCTATCCGAGCCCAATGGTCAGTCCTACACCGTCGTTCTCGTCGCTACTCAACTCGCTGGCGTCCGTCACTTCGTCGACTTGCAATTCGCCCGTCCCAACGACCACGACGACGCCGGCCTCGCCGCTGGTCAGACGCAATCGATCGCCGATGCTCTGCTCTCTCAACAAAATGAATTCGGtccagtcgtcgtcgtcgaccaCCTCCAATCAGAGCCAAGGTTCCACGACGTCTTTGTGCTGCCTGGCCATGACGGCCACATCGACGCCTTTCGGGGCCCTCCAGCCGGAGCTCTACAAACGCGAAACGGCCATTCACGTCGGATTGCCGGCCGACGATCAAGACCAATCGGATCATTCAACCAACGAATCCTCATCATCAGATCCTGCTGCCCAGCATCAACATCAGTCGAGttaccaccagcagcagcagatgaacagcagcagcagttcgaGGCCCGTTCCCATCTCGACGGCTCCACAAAAGAGCAGCTCGTCCAGCATccgcagcaacagcaacataCCTCTCGGCCGGCTACACTTTCGCCTCTCGTACGATTTCGATAAATCCGATTTGCTCGTCCACCTCATTGAAG CTCGTGACTTGTCGCTGACGATGGCcacttttacggacggaagcggatcgacttcttcttcgggTGGCAGTTGCAGCAGCACCAGCGGCATGGCGGCCGGAATTAGCAACAATCCGAGAGAAGCGCACGTTCGTCTTTTGTTGCAGCCGGAAGTGGACCAGCGTCGACGACAGTCTGCCCGTTGTCTCCGACTCGGCACCGACACGCAGTGCTTTTTTGACGAGCGCTTCAAATTCCCCGTGTCACACGATCACCTGGCCGATAAGACGCTTCGATtccag ATTTGCGAATACGATCGATTTTCACGACCTTGTGTGGTTGGCGACTTGCATTTCTCCCTGGCCGACCGTGAGAATGTCTTTGGCAGCAGCAACGCTGGGCCGGGAGTCGACATCTGGGCGGACGTGATGCGCAACACG TTACCGGACGAGAGTCGGCCGCAGTTGCTCATCTCGTTAAGTTACCTGCCATCGGCCGAACGACTCACCGTCGTCGTCCTCAAAGCCAAGAACCTGGTGGTGCCGACCAGCAAAGAAAACATCG ATCCTTTGGTCAAATTGTACCTCATGGTGAACGGCAAAcgtttgaagaagaagaaaacagagtGCCGTAAAGGCACATGTCATCCTGTTTGGAACCAAGCGCTGACATTCACGCTACCGTCGACCAAATTACACAGCTGCACGCTCGag atatcGGTGGTGGATCACGGCAGCGAACGCGGCGGTAAAAGTGCCCAATTGGGCTGTTTGGCTTTGGGGCCGGATCAGAACGCGGCGTCACCTGAGCGCCAACATTGGCAGGACATGGCTCACAACGTGAGGAAATCGATCGCCATGTGGCACTTTCTACACTGA
- the LOC124191232 gene encoding flocculation protein FLO11-like isoform X1, with product MPTAAVLGAAVGVGGALFLTLTLLIYRYHAAQKKEAADQHYPYHQGGKGAGYNSLSNSWSTRDSWAPPPSPTPPPYKTSNCSLIDEGHGAHNGKRRPLAKLYLPLTTHHQGFETANHPVQPPAPLLLPFQPPSPPNESPYSVRNPLAIMSSSSGGGTRSSSNASAAAATSGSSKRSSPLNYFSLDIPASLLGSSSASASSPGATSSNSSLPHQSCSLPFVARLVRTPSSSSSTSGHGAGDSPHQDHQHHFQQGRSESLQNQYTRSPSPSCRHRLASNPTPLFGGGTTLASSTSGHHHSMNVSSNNLNLTPYPSPMVSPTPSFSSLLNSLASVTSSTCNSPVPTTTTTPASPLVRRNRSPMLCSLNKMNSVQSSSSTTSNQSQGSTTSLCCLAMTATSTPFGALQPELYKRETAIHVGLPADDQDQSDHSTNESSSSDPAAQHQHQSSYHQQQQMNSSSSSRPVPISTAPQKSSSSSIRSNSNIPLGRLHFRLSYDFDKSDLLVHLIEARDLSLTMATFTDGSGSTSSSGGSCSSTSGMAAGISNNPREAHVRLLLQPEVDQRRRQSARCLRLGTDTQCFFDERFKFPVSHDHLADKTLRFQICEYDRFSRPCVVGDLHFSLADRENVFGSSNAGPGVDIWADVMRNTLPDESRPQLLISLSYLPSAERLTVVVLKAKNLVVPTSKENIDPLVKLYLMVNGKRLKKKKTECRKGTCHPVWNQALTFTLPSTKLHSCTLEISVVDHGSERGGKSAQLGCLALGPDQNAASPERQHWQDMAHNVRKSIAMWHFLH from the exons ATGCCGACGGCGGCTGTTTTGGGAGCGGCAGTGGGCGTAGGAGGCGCCCTGTTCCTCACGCTGACGTTGTTGATCTACCGTTACCATGCAgcccagaaaaaagaagcggcCGATCAACACTATCCCTATCATCAGGGCGGAAAGGGCGCTGGATACAACAGTTTAAGCAACAGTTGGTCAACTCGCGACAGCTGGGCACCGCCACCTTCTCCGACGCCGCCCCCCTACAAGACAAGCAATTGCAGTCTGATTGATGAGGGTCACGGCGCCCACAACGGCAAGCGTCGTCCCCTGGCCAAACTCTATCTGCCCCTTACAACTCATCACCAG ggtttTGAAACTGCGAATCATCCGGTTCAGCCGCCAGCTCCTTTATTACTTCCGTTCCAGCCACCGTCTCCTCCAAACGAGTCACCGTATTCGGTCCGAAATCCGTTGGCCATCATGTCGAGTTCCAGCGGCGGAGGGACCCGAAGCAGCAGCAACGCGTCAGCTGCTGCGGCCaccagcggcagcagcaaaagATCATCGccgttgaattatttcagCCTGGATATTCCGGCCAGTTTGCTGGGTTCGTCATCTGCATCTGCTTCATCCCCTGGAGCCACCAGCAGCAACTCATCACTTCCGCATCAATCCTGTTCGCTGCCGTTTGTCGCCCGGCTGGTTCGAACCCCATCGAGCTCGTCATCAACGTCCGGTCACGGTGCGGGAGATTCGCCTCATCAAGATCATCAACATCATTTCCAGCAG GGCCGTTCGGAGAGTTTGCAGAATCAGTACACACGTTCTCCATCGCCGTCGTGTCGACATCGTTTGGCTTCCAATCCGACGCCTTTATTCGGCGGCGGAACGACGTTGGCGTCATCGACCAGTGGCCATCACCACAGCATGAATGTCAGTAgtaacaatttgaatttgacgcCCTATCCGAGCCCAATGGTCAGTCCTACACCGTCGTTCTCGTCGCTACTCAACTCGCTGGCGTCCGTCACTTCGTCGACTTGCAATTCGCCCGTCCCAACGACCACGACGACGCCGGCCTCGCCGCTGGTCAGACGCAATCGATCGCCGATGCTCTGCTCTCTCAACAAAATGAATTCGGtccagtcgtcgtcgtcgaccaCCTCCAATCAGAGCCAAGGTTCCACGACGTCTTTGTGCTGCCTGGCCATGACGGCCACATCGACGCCTTTCGGGGCCCTCCAGCCGGAGCTCTACAAACGCGAAACGGCCATTCACGTCGGATTGCCGGCCGACGATCAAGACCAATCGGATCATTCAACCAACGAATCCTCATCATCAGATCCTGCTGCCCAGCATCAACATCAGTCGAGttaccaccagcagcagcagatgaacagcagcagcagttcgaGGCCCGTTCCCATCTCGACGGCTCCACAAAAGAGCAGCTCGTCCAGCATccgcagcaacagcaacataCCTCTCGGCCGGCTACACTTTCGCCTCTCGTACGATTTCGATAAATCCGATTTGCTCGTCCACCTCATTGAAG CTCGTGACTTGTCGCTGACGATGGCcacttttacggacggaagcggatcgacttcttcttcgggTGGCAGTTGCAGCAGCACCAGCGGCATGGCGGCCGGAATTAGCAACAATCCGAGAGAAGCGCACGTTCGTCTTTTGTTGCAGCCGGAAGTGGACCAGCGTCGACGACAGTCTGCCCGTTGTCTCCGACTCGGCACCGACACGCAGTGCTTTTTTGACGAGCGCTTCAAATTCCCCGTGTCACACGATCACCTGGCCGATAAGACGCTTCGATtccag ATTTGCGAATACGATCGATTTTCACGACCTTGTGTGGTTGGCGACTTGCATTTCTCCCTGGCCGACCGTGAGAATGTCTTTGGCAGCAGCAACGCTGGGCCGGGAGTCGACATCTGGGCGGACGTGATGCGCAACACG TTACCGGACGAGAGTCGGCCGCAGTTGCTCATCTCGTTAAGTTACCTGCCATCGGCCGAACGACTCACCGTCGTCGTCCTCAAAGCCAAGAACCTGGTGGTGCCGACCAGCAAAGAAAACATCG ATCCTTTGGTCAAATTGTACCTCATGGTGAACGGCAAAcgtttgaagaagaagaaaacagagtGCCGTAAAGGCACATGTCATCCTGTTTGGAACCAAGCGCTGACATTCACGCTACCGTCGACCAAATTACACAGCTGCACGCTCGag atatcGGTGGTGGATCACGGCAGCGAACGCGGCGGTAAAAGTGCCCAATTGGGCTGTTTGGCTTTGGGGCCGGATCAGAACGCGGCGTCACCTGAGCGCCAACATTGGCAGGACATGGCTCACAACGTGAGGAAATCGATCGCCATGTGGCACTTTCTACACTGA